A region from the Rhodothermus sp. genome encodes:
- a CDS encoding cation transporter: MTRRHPNARKTFGYRRAETLEVFVNLATLVVIAPFLIKEAINLAL, translated from the coding sequence CTGACCCGCCGGCACCCGAACGCCCGCAAAACCTTTGGTTACCGCCGTGCCGAAACGCTCGAGGTCTTTGTCAATCTGGCAACCCTGGTGGTCATTGCGCCTTTCCTGATCAAAGAAGCCATTAACCTGGCTCTCTGA
- the mdh gene encoding malate dehydrogenase codes for MKVTVIGAGNVGATVAECIARKDMVNEIVLVDIVEGLPQGKALDMQEAAPIHGYDTRIIGTNDYRDTEGSDICVITAGSPRKPGMSRDDLLAINAKIVRSVTEQFVKGSPHAIIIVVSNPLDVMTYVAYQTSGFPSHRVMGMAGILDTARFRTFIALELGVSVRDVQALLMGGHGDSMVPLPRYATVSGIPITQLLPKEKIDAIVERTKFGGGEIVKLMGTSAWYAPGAAAAEMVEAIVKDAKRILPCAAYVNGQYGLKDLFIGVPVRLGRNGVEEIIEVELNEEERKLLEASAEHVRKGIQDLERIEAAAS; via the coding sequence ATGAAAGTTACAGTGATCGGTGCGGGTAACGTCGGAGCCACGGTAGCTGAATGCATCGCCCGCAAAGACATGGTCAACGAAATCGTGCTCGTCGACATCGTCGAGGGACTGCCCCAGGGCAAAGCGCTCGACATGCAGGAGGCTGCCCCAATTCACGGCTACGACACCCGCATCATTGGCACGAACGACTACAGAGATACGGAAGGCTCGGACATCTGCGTCATCACGGCCGGCTCGCCCCGTAAACCAGGCATGAGCCGGGACGACCTGCTGGCCATCAATGCAAAGATTGTACGTTCGGTCACCGAGCAGTTCGTCAAAGGCAGTCCGCATGCCATCATCATTGTCGTTTCGAATCCACTCGATGTGATGACCTATGTGGCCTACCAGACAAGTGGTTTTCCCAGCCATCGCGTGATGGGCATGGCCGGCATCCTCGACACGGCCCGCTTCCGCACCTTCATCGCGCTGGAGCTGGGCGTTTCGGTGCGCGACGTGCAGGCGCTGCTGATGGGCGGGCATGGCGACTCAATGGTGCCGCTTCCCCGTTATGCGACGGTCAGCGGCATTCCGATCACTCAACTGCTGCCCAAAGAAAAGATTGACGCCATCGTCGAACGCACAAAGTTCGGCGGCGGCGAGATCGTCAAGCTGATGGGTACCTCGGCCTGGTACGCGCCAGGGGCTGCCGCGGCCGAAATGGTCGAAGCCATCGTGAAAGACGCGAAACGCATCCTGCCCTGCGCGGCCTATGTGAATGGCCAGTATGGACTCAAAGACCTGTTCATCGGTGTGCCGGTACGCCTGGGGCGCAATGGCGTCGAAGAGATTATTGAAGTGGAGCTCAACGAAGAAGAGCGCAAACTGCTTGAAGCCTCGGCCGAACACGTACGCAAGGGCATCCAGGACCTGGAACGCATCGAAGCTGCAGCCAGTTAG
- a CDS encoding NAD(P)H-quinone oxidoreductase: MRAILVRTPGGPEHLYLGEYPMPSPGPGELLVRVRATSLNRADLLQREGKYPPPPGASPILGLDVAGTVAALGPGVTGWQVGDRVFGLVEGGGYAEYAVLPAGMAMRIPDNLSFEEAAAIPEVFLTAYQALCWLGQLQQNEHVLIHAGASGVGTAAIQLARCLGAHVHVTASASKHEVCRMLGAETTIDYRQEDFAERIQEVTGGTGVHLIIDFVGAPYLAPNLQCLAMDGRIVLLATLGGSRLEAFDLRLLFARRAQLIASTLRNRARDYKVRLTQEFAERFLNDFAEGRLRPVIDRIYNWTEVADAHRRMETNQNVGKIVLRIL; the protein is encoded by the coding sequence ATGCGTGCGATTCTGGTTCGTACTCCGGGAGGGCCAGAGCACCTGTACCTGGGTGAGTATCCGATGCCCTCACCTGGTCCGGGTGAGCTGTTGGTGCGTGTTCGAGCCACTTCGCTCAACCGGGCCGATCTGCTTCAGCGCGAAGGAAAGTATCCACCACCGCCGGGCGCCAGTCCGATTCTGGGACTGGACGTGGCCGGAACGGTGGCGGCGCTGGGACCCGGCGTGACCGGCTGGCAGGTGGGAGATCGGGTGTTTGGGCTTGTCGAAGGAGGGGGCTATGCGGAATATGCTGTGTTGCCGGCTGGGATGGCCATGCGCATTCCGGATAACCTGTCGTTTGAAGAGGCAGCCGCCATTCCAGAGGTGTTTCTGACAGCCTATCAGGCGTTGTGCTGGCTGGGACAGCTTCAACAAAACGAGCACGTGCTCATTCATGCTGGGGCCAGTGGTGTGGGAACAGCCGCCATCCAGCTGGCCCGATGTCTGGGGGCGCATGTACATGTTACGGCCTCAGCGTCCAAACACGAAGTTTGTCGGATGCTGGGAGCCGAAACGACGATCGATTATCGTCAGGAAGACTTTGCCGAACGCATCCAGGAGGTGACCGGCGGCACCGGTGTCCACCTGATCATCGATTTTGTAGGAGCCCCTTACCTGGCGCCCAATCTCCAGTGTCTGGCGATGGACGGTCGGATTGTGTTGCTGGCAACCCTGGGGGGGAGCCGGCTCGAAGCGTTTGATCTGCGTCTCCTTTTTGCCCGACGAGCTCAGCTGATCGCTTCGACGCTCCGTAACCGTGCCCGCGACTATAAGGTGCGGCTCACGCAGGAATTTGCCGAACGCTTCTTGAACGATTTTGCTGAAGGACGGCTGCGACCTGTGATTGATCGGATCTACAACTGGACAGAAGTGGCCGATGCGCATCGACGTATGGAAACCAACCAGAATGTAGGAAAGATCGTGTTGCGTATCTTGTAA
- a CDS encoding FAD-dependent oxidoreductase — MPIYVVARVDELADGQMKQVKAGDTEVLLVRLDGQFYALGARCTHYGAPLATGVLHGEQIICPWHHACFHARTGEHLEPPGLDHLPTFPVRVEGEQVLVELAEAVAGRRTPQMEQRDPQDVRTCVVIGAGCAGAYAVEALRTQGFKGRVVWLTNGEFPPIDRPNLSKEYLAGEAPEAWMPLRDPDFYKAADIEVIPQAVEVLDAGKRTVTLANGEQLRYEVAVVAPGARPRRLAVPGADLPGIFMLRTIEDSRAIRKAAAQARRAVVVGASFIGMEVAQSLRHLGLEVTVVAPETVPFERTLGGEVGRVLQTLHEAHGVTFRLGHTVQAFEGTDRVQQVVLDSGDRLPADLVVVGIGVQPATDFVQGVQKAPDGSILVDAYLQAADSLFVAGDAARFPDWRTGRPIRIEHWRLAAQHGRLAGANAAGVRQPYRGVPFFWTRQFGVSLQYLGYVETWDEVVLDGDPSSRKFLACYLRGDQVWAVAGMGRGDEMARLHALLLETPLPTIDAVWQWLSRT; from the coding sequence ATGCCGATCTATGTCGTTGCTCGGGTTGACGAGTTGGCGGACGGCCAGATGAAACAGGTAAAAGCGGGCGATACCGAGGTGCTACTGGTGCGGCTGGACGGCCAGTTTTATGCGCTGGGAGCCCGCTGTACGCACTATGGCGCACCACTGGCCACAGGCGTGCTGCATGGCGAGCAGATCATCTGTCCCTGGCATCATGCCTGCTTTCATGCGCGTACCGGCGAGCATCTGGAACCACCGGGGCTGGATCATCTGCCAACGTTTCCAGTGCGTGTAGAAGGCGAGCAGGTGCTCGTGGAATTGGCCGAAGCAGTAGCAGGGCGGCGGACGCCGCAGATGGAGCAGCGCGATCCGCAGGACGTACGCACCTGCGTGGTCATCGGCGCTGGCTGTGCCGGTGCCTATGCCGTTGAGGCGCTGCGGACCCAGGGCTTTAAGGGACGGGTGGTATGGCTGACCAATGGGGAGTTTCCGCCGATCGACCGACCGAATCTGAGTAAGGAATACCTGGCCGGTGAGGCACCCGAAGCATGGATGCCGCTGCGTGATCCGGACTTCTACAAAGCCGCCGATATTGAAGTAATACCGCAGGCGGTGGAGGTGCTGGATGCGGGGAAGCGAACGGTTACGCTGGCTAATGGCGAGCAGCTGCGCTACGAGGTGGCCGTGGTTGCACCCGGTGCGCGACCGCGCCGGTTAGCCGTACCAGGTGCCGATCTGCCAGGCATCTTTATGTTACGCACCATTGAGGATAGCCGGGCCATTCGGAAGGCTGCAGCGCAAGCCCGGCGGGCAGTGGTGGTGGGGGCCAGTTTTATCGGGATGGAGGTCGCACAGAGCCTGCGTCATCTCGGGCTGGAAGTAACTGTGGTAGCACCCGAAACGGTACCTTTTGAGCGTACGCTGGGCGGCGAGGTGGGCCGTGTATTACAGACGTTGCATGAAGCGCATGGCGTGACGTTTCGGCTGGGACATACCGTACAGGCATTTGAAGGAACCGATCGGGTGCAGCAGGTTGTGCTCGACAGCGGCGACCGGCTTCCAGCGGATCTGGTAGTTGTGGGCATAGGCGTGCAGCCCGCCACGGATTTTGTGCAGGGCGTGCAAAAAGCACCGGACGGCAGCATTCTGGTTGATGCTTATCTGCAGGCAGCCGACAGTCTATTCGTAGCAGGGGATGCCGCACGTTTTCCAGACTGGCGTACGGGCAGGCCTATCCGGATTGAGCACTGGCGACTGGCGGCACAGCATGGACGACTGGCCGGTGCCAACGCCGCCGGAGTACGTCAACCCTATCGGGGGGTACCGTTTTTCTGGACGCGCCAGTTCGGAGTGAGCCTCCAATACCTGGGCTATGTGGAAACCTGGGACGAAGTCGTGCTGGATGGCGATCCATCCTCCAGAAAGTTCCTGGCCTGTTATCTGCGAGGCGATCAGGTATGGGCCGTGGCCGGCATGGGACGGGGGGACGAGATGGCCCGGCTGCATGCGCTCCTGCTGGAAACACCCCTGCCGACCATCGACGCAGTGTGGCAGTGGCTATCGCGCACGTGA
- a CDS encoding sulfurtransferase: protein MATYAHPEVLVSTDWVAAHLNDTKRIRIVESDEDVLLYETGHIPNAVKVDWVQDLQDPVIRDYISREQFEELCAARGIANDTLVVFYGDKHNWWACYAFWVFKLLGHERCAIMDGGRQKWIAEGRPLTRVVPSFPRTVYRAREPDPSIRTFWREVMAHMQAGKPLIDVRTPAEYRGELVHLPDYPQEGALRAGHIPGARNVPWSLAVREDGTFKSREELERIYLQEQGLKPDDEVITYCRIGERSSHTWFVLKYLLGFKNVKNYDGSWAEWGNLVGVPIEKGDPETDRS from the coding sequence ATGGCTACCTATGCGCATCCAGAAGTGTTGGTCTCCACCGATTGGGTGGCTGCTCACCTGAACGATACGAAACGCATACGGATCGTTGAATCCGACGAAGATGTGCTACTTTACGAAACTGGCCACATCCCTAATGCGGTCAAAGTCGACTGGGTACAGGATCTACAGGATCCAGTGATCCGAGATTACATCTCCAGAGAACAGTTCGAAGAGCTCTGCGCTGCCCGAGGTATTGCGAATGACACGCTGGTTGTGTTTTACGGCGATAAGCACAACTGGTGGGCCTGCTATGCTTTCTGGGTGTTCAAGCTACTGGGACATGAACGGTGTGCCATTATGGACGGGGGACGCCAGAAATGGATTGCAGAGGGACGTCCACTGACGCGTGTGGTGCCCTCGTTTCCGCGTACCGTCTATCGGGCCAGAGAACCGGACCCGTCTATTCGGACGTTCTGGAGAGAAGTAATGGCACATATGCAGGCAGGTAAACCGCTGATCGACGTGCGTACGCCGGCGGAGTATCGGGGAGAGCTGGTTCATCTGCCCGATTATCCCCAGGAGGGCGCGTTACGGGCGGGGCATATCCCGGGGGCCCGGAATGTCCCCTGGAGCCTGGCCGTTCGAGAGGATGGCACCTTCAAATCACGGGAAGAGCTGGAGCGCATCTATCTACAGGAGCAGGGGTTAAAGCCCGATGATGAAGTGATCACCTACTGTCGTATTGGCGAACGCTCAAGCCATACCTGGTTTGTGCTGAAATATCTGCTTGGTTTCAAAAATGTCAAAAACTATGATGGTTCATGGGCTGAGTGGGGCAATCTGGTGGGCGTGCCCATTGAAAAGGGCGATCCTGAAACGGACCGATCCTGA
- a CDS encoding SufE family protein, translating to MRKLDTLLELFQEAEPEQRLELLLDFVDRLPPLPPEYVPLRDAGLGMVHECQSPVFFLPEVQAGQVRIYADVPREAPTPRAFVALLVEAFDGEPPEAVLEAPEDLLYRLGIAPLLGMQRLRGLTGIYRKLRREIAAKVGLSINPSSHSA from the coding sequence ATGCGCAAGCTGGACACTTTGCTCGAACTGTTTCAGGAGGCCGAGCCTGAACAGCGGTTGGAGTTGTTATTGGACTTTGTCGATCGATTGCCGCCGCTGCCGCCGGAGTACGTGCCGCTTCGAGATGCAGGGTTGGGCATGGTCCATGAATGCCAGTCGCCAGTTTTCTTCCTACCAGAGGTGCAGGCGGGACAGGTGCGCATCTATGCCGACGTGCCACGAGAAGCGCCCACACCACGCGCGTTTGTTGCGTTGCTGGTGGAGGCCTTCGACGGAGAGCCACCCGAAGCCGTACTGGAAGCACCCGAAGATCTGCTGTATCGTCTGGGTATTGCACCGCTGCTGGGTATGCAGCGCCTGCGGGGGTTGACGGGCATTTACCGGAAGCTTCGACGTGAAATAGCGGCAAAGGTTGGCCTTTCAATTAATCCATCAAGCCATTCGGCGTAA
- a CDS encoding CoA pyrophosphatase, whose amino-acid sequence MLKLSFQECIALLRQRLAGPLPGAAAQLQMAPEYRQSPEQFGIAGKPCREAGVLILLFPEEERPHLLLVVRPSHLREHGGQIGFPGGRREPEETLQETALREAYEELGLPPDQIELIAPLTPLYIPVSNFCVHPFVGYIASLPTLQPCPEEVEAVLRIPLATLLDPTSRRRERWTIRGRTVMVPFFAVQHYRIWGATAMMLAELLALLTPNGLMD is encoded by the coding sequence ATGCTGAAGCTGAGTTTTCAGGAATGCATTGCTCTGCTGCGTCAACGGCTGGCCGGTCCGCTACCCGGAGCCGCCGCTCAGCTTCAGATGGCCCCGGAGTACCGGCAGTCCCCTGAACAATTTGGCATTGCAGGCAAGCCCTGTCGTGAGGCCGGAGTGCTGATCCTGCTATTCCCGGAGGAGGAGCGTCCGCACCTGCTTCTGGTTGTCCGTCCCTCCCATCTGAGAGAACATGGAGGCCAGATTGGCTTTCCAGGGGGTCGCCGTGAACCCGAAGAAACGTTGCAGGAGACAGCGCTGCGGGAGGCGTACGAAGAACTGGGGCTGCCACCAGATCAGATTGAGCTGATCGCCCCCCTAACGCCCCTGTATATCCCGGTCTCCAACTTCTGCGTGCACCCGTTTGTCGGATACATCGCCTCCCTGCCCACCCTACAGCCCTGTCCGGAAGAAGTAGAGGCTGTACTGCGTATTCCACTGGCCACCCTGCTGGACCCCACCAGCCGTCGCCGGGAACGCTGGACCATTCGGGGCCGAACTGTTATGGTGCCCTTTTTTGCCGTACAGCATTATCGCATATGGGGCGCTACCGCCATGATGCTGGCCGAACTCCTGGCACTTCTTACGCCGAATGGCTTGATGGATTAA
- a CDS encoding Hsp20/alpha crystallin family protein, with protein MTSLVRFSPMTELRRLQREMDRLFDTIFGREAEAAEETAPVSWVPRADLAETDDAYLIQLDVPGMSKDELSVTYHDGTLTVSGERKSETKEEKPNYLRVERSYGRFYRSFTLPKAVDDKHIEAKYENGVLTIRVPKAEGSKARRIEIS; from the coding sequence ATGACGAGCCTGGTTCGCTTTTCGCCAATGACGGAACTGCGTCGGCTGCAACGGGAAATGGATCGGCTGTTTGACACAATCTTCGGACGTGAAGCAGAGGCGGCTGAGGAGACGGCTCCGGTAAGCTGGGTACCACGGGCTGACCTGGCCGAAACGGATGATGCCTATTTGATTCAGCTTGACGTACCCGGCATGAGCAAGGATGAGCTGTCGGTGACCTATCACGACGGCACGCTCACGGTCAGCGGGGAGCGAAAGTCGGAAACAAAGGAAGAAAAACCCAACTACCTGCGGGTAGAACGGAGCTACGGCCGCTTCTATCGGAGCTTCACTCTGCCGAAGGCAGTCGACGATAAGCACATTGAGGCCAAGTACGAAAACGGTGTGCTGACAATCCGTGTGCCCAAGGCCGAAGGCAGCAAGGCACGCCGGATCGAAATCAGCTAA
- a CDS encoding tetratricopeptide repeat protein, which produces MNALHRLSWKHPLGALLVTGLVLVLAGPGGCSGDPNIEGAKLDLRNKDYARALENVEKALQRDPQNAEAYELKGRILLDLLSNQQDLDPEARQDTVRAMVAAFQKAVELDPKLQESVLNQLRFAYIREFQNGVNAFNRGREDSTYYLHAAIYFGNATIIQPDSAGAYVNQAFSLMNARRHAEAIAPLEAAIARGETSKDTYLILADLYRLQQQPEKALEVLEQARERYPDDPDVQSQLLNAYVQAGKVTEAMDIYKEAVEKEPDNKLYRYNYGSLLLEAGRYDEAIEHLTKATELDPEYANAFYNLGAAYINKAVDVNDRAIALDDSLRAHRSELSQEQIQQLEEQVSQLIEERRQLFAQAIPPLERARELLEARGENIQPICRALFQAYVQTDQTEKAREVEACAALNNN; this is translated from the coding sequence ATGAACGCGCTGCATCGTCTTTCCTGGAAGCATCCCCTGGGGGCGTTGCTGGTAACCGGGCTGGTGCTGGTGCTGGCCGGTCCTGGCGGTTGCTCCGGTGACCCCAATATCGAAGGGGCCAAGTTGGACCTGCGTAATAAGGATTATGCGCGGGCCCTGGAAAACGTCGAAAAAGCCCTCCAACGCGATCCGCAGAATGCGGAAGCCTACGAATTAAAGGGACGCATTCTCCTGGATCTCCTGAGTAATCAGCAGGACCTTGATCCCGAAGCCCGGCAGGATACCGTGCGGGCAATGGTAGCAGCCTTCCAGAAGGCCGTAGAGCTGGATCCCAAGCTGCAGGAAAGTGTCCTCAACCAGTTACGCTTTGCTTACATCCGAGAGTTTCAGAATGGTGTGAACGCGTTCAATCGGGGCCGTGAAGATTCGACTTACTATCTGCACGCGGCGATCTATTTTGGAAATGCCACGATCATCCAACCCGATTCGGCGGGGGCCTATGTGAATCAGGCATTCTCCTTGATGAATGCTCGTAGGCATGCCGAAGCGATTGCGCCGCTGGAAGCAGCCATTGCCCGAGGCGAAACTTCCAAGGATACCTATCTGATTCTGGCCGATCTGTATCGGCTCCAGCAGCAGCCTGAAAAAGCACTGGAAGTGCTGGAGCAGGCGCGTGAGCGCTACCCGGACGATCCAGACGTGCAGTCGCAGCTACTCAATGCCTACGTGCAGGCCGGCAAAGTAACAGAAGCGATGGACATCTACAAAGAAGCGGTGGAAAAGGAGCCGGATAACAAGCTCTACCGTTACAACTATGGTTCGCTGCTACTGGAAGCCGGACGGTATGATGAAGCCATCGAGCATCTGACCAAAGCGACCGAGTTAGATCCAGAATACGCCAACGCCTTCTACAACCTGGGAGCGGCTTATATTAACAAGGCTGTTGATGTAAACGATAGGGCCATCGCGTTGGACGATAGCCTGCGCGCACACCGCAGCGAGCTTTCCCAGGAGCAGATTCAGCAACTGGAAGAACAGGTCAGTCAGTTGATCGAAGAACGGCGGCAGCTTTTTGCCCAGGCCATTCCACCACTGGAGCGTGCTCGTGAGTTGCTGGAGGCCCGCGGTGAAAACATTCAACCGATCTGTCGGGCGCTTTTCCAGGCCTATGTGCAGACCGACCAGACCGAAAAAGCCCGGGAAGTTGAAGCCTGTGCCGCATTAAACAACAACTGA
- a CDS encoding dehydrogenase E1 component subunit alpha/beta, with translation MPRKKKATATVKEALPVAESNGQQVTALPVLAYDGALNIRPVSPADFDPDTLLRIYRTMLLARRLDEKMLTLLKQGKGFFHIGGAGHEAAQAAIGLLSKPGFDWFWMYYRDLCMYLMLGGRPEEVLLAHLAKADDPNSGGRQMPSHYSDRAKHIVTPSSSVGAQFLPALGTAMGIQRRGETAYVYCSAGEGATSQGAFHESLNWAARIKAPVLYFIQNNHYAISVPIEQQTAGGNPYKLGAGYEGLVRIHVDGTDFFKAYAAAQAALEHIRAGKGPVLLVADVVRLLPHSSSDNHAKYRLPEELEKERQLDPILRMEQTLQQAGLLHADQIEAIRQEVRRQVDEAARWAEQQPDPAPSTATRYVYCEEPLDLAYEKSQPSGPPVVMVDAINHALHEEMERDERVIVYGEDVADPKGGVFTATRGLSERFGCDRCFNSPLAEASIIGTAVGLAAYGFKPVVEIQFADYIWPAMQQLRNQVAPFRYRSNNAWECPLVIRVPCGGYIHGGLCHSQNIEGIFGHMPGYKIAMPSNAADAKGLLKTAIRMRDPVLFLEHKALYRAAAARTPEPDADYLLPFGKARIVQEGTDLTIVTYGMMVHKSVSVARRLAREEGISVEIIDIRTIIPLDIDTILASVQKTNRVLVVYEDHEFAGFGAEIAAQIAAKAFEHLDAPVQRVAGAFTPIPFAEPLENAVLPQDEDILRAVRTLLAY, from the coding sequence ATGCCACGGAAAAAGAAAGCAACCGCTACGGTAAAAGAAGCGCTTCCAGTAGCAGAAAGCAACGGCCAGCAAGTAACGGCACTGCCCGTACTGGCCTACGACGGCGCCCTCAATATTCGTCCGGTAAGCCCGGCTGACTTCGACCCAGATACGCTGTTGCGCATCTATCGCACGATGCTCCTGGCACGGCGACTGGATGAAAAAATGCTGACTCTGCTCAAGCAGGGGAAAGGCTTTTTCCATATTGGCGGCGCCGGCCACGAAGCCGCACAGGCAGCGATCGGCCTTCTATCGAAGCCGGGCTTCGACTGGTTCTGGATGTACTATCGCGACCTGTGCATGTATCTCATGCTGGGGGGGCGCCCCGAAGAGGTACTGCTGGCCCATCTGGCCAAGGCTGACGACCCCAACTCGGGAGGACGCCAGATGCCGTCGCACTATAGTGACCGGGCCAAACACATTGTAACCCCTTCCTCCTCGGTAGGCGCCCAGTTCCTGCCGGCCCTTGGCACCGCGATGGGGATTCAGCGCCGGGGCGAAACTGCTTACGTCTATTGCTCGGCCGGCGAAGGCGCTACGTCTCAGGGCGCCTTCCACGAATCCCTCAACTGGGCAGCCCGTATCAAAGCACCGGTATTGTATTTCATTCAGAACAACCACTACGCCATCTCCGTCCCGATTGAACAACAGACCGCCGGTGGTAACCCCTACAAGCTCGGAGCTGGCTACGAGGGGCTGGTCCGCATCCATGTGGACGGTACGGACTTCTTCAAAGCGTATGCCGCCGCTCAGGCCGCCCTTGAGCATATCCGGGCTGGTAAAGGGCCGGTCCTACTGGTAGCCGATGTCGTTCGCCTGCTTCCGCACTCCTCCTCTGACAACCACGCGAAGTACCGCCTGCCCGAGGAGCTGGAAAAAGAACGTCAGCTCGATCCTATTCTGCGTATGGAGCAGACCCTGCAGCAGGCCGGCCTGCTCCATGCCGATCAGATTGAAGCAATTCGGCAGGAAGTGCGCCGTCAGGTCGACGAAGCTGCGCGCTGGGCCGAACAACAACCAGATCCGGCTCCCAGCACGGCGACACGTTACGTGTACTGCGAAGAGCCGCTCGATCTGGCCTATGAAAAAAGCCAGCCCTCCGGGCCGCCCGTGGTGATGGTAGATGCTATCAACCACGCCCTGCACGAAGAGATGGAGCGCGACGAGCGCGTCATTGTCTATGGGGAAGATGTGGCCGATCCCAAAGGCGGTGTGTTTACCGCTACACGTGGCCTTTCGGAACGCTTCGGCTGCGATCGCTGCTTCAACTCGCCGCTGGCCGAAGCCTCTATCATCGGAACGGCAGTAGGGCTGGCCGCCTATGGCTTCAAGCCGGTTGTCGAGATTCAATTTGCCGACTACATCTGGCCGGCCATGCAACAGCTACGCAACCAGGTAGCCCCCTTCCGCTATCGCTCAAACAATGCCTGGGAATGCCCTCTTGTCATTCGCGTCCCCTGCGGCGGCTACATCCACGGCGGTCTGTGCCATTCACAAAATATCGAAGGCATTTTTGGCCACATGCCGGGCTACAAGATTGCCATGCCTTCGAATGCAGCCGATGCTAAAGGCTTGCTGAAGACAGCGATTCGCATGCGTGATCCTGTTCTCTTTCTGGAACATAAAGCGCTCTATCGAGCGGCAGCCGCACGTACGCCAGAGCCCGATGCTGACTACCTGTTGCCCTTCGGGAAGGCCCGCATCGTGCAGGAAGGCACCGATCTGACCATTGTCACCTATGGCATGATGGTACACAAGTCGGTCAGCGTAGCCCGCCGGTTGGCTCGAGAAGAAGGCATCTCGGTCGAGATCATCGACATCCGTACCATCATTCCCCTGGACATCGATACGATTCTGGCTTCGGTGCAAAAAACCAACCGTGTGCTGGTGGTCTACGAAGACCATGAGTTTGCCGGATTCGGTGCTGAAATTGCAGCACAGATTGCCGCCAAAGCCTTTGAGCATCTGGATGCGCCCGTGCAGCGCGTAGCCGGCGCCTTCACCCCTATTCCGTTCGCCGAACCGCTGGAGAACGCGGTCCTCCCGCAAGACGAAGACATTCTGCGGGCTGTTCGTACCCTCCTGGCCTACTGA